The Ananas comosus cultivar F153 linkage group 2, ASM154086v1, whole genome shotgun sequence genome contains a region encoding:
- the LOC109706694 gene encoding transcription factor MYB36-like: MGRAPCCDKANVKKGPWSPDEDAKLKAYIEEHGTGGNWIALPHKIGLKRCGKSCRLRWLNYLRPNLKHGDFSEEEDQIICSLYISIGSRWSIIAAQLPGRTDNDIKNYWNTRLRKKLLGKHRESSRSGGIRNNQEHNEHTVNGMNSQTLSASAVERIQLHMELQGLYNPLISFYNIDPLLWQQQLPSVEGVLESNEQNVSEHKHDIPCSTIGATMQEKMDSSELGFPSPASNGSVGAENSSSNLSSAAVQLQTELHELLYGKNSSCFEAQREHRSTGLEWFKEMASGENENTSWWGANSFDDVSPSASNSWGSASARHPDSMFHDYVLGQDL, from the exons ATGGGTAGGGCACCTTGTTGTGATAAAGCCAATGTGAAGAAGGGGCCTTGGTCACCTGACGAAGATGCCAAGCTTAAGGCTTATATTGAGGAGCATGGCACTGGTGGTAACTGGATTGCACTCCCTCATAAGATTG GTTTGAAGAGGTGTGGCAAGAGTTGCAGGTTGAGATGGCTCAACTACTTGAGGCCCAACCTTAAACATGGAGATTTCTCAGAAGAAGAGGACCAAATCATATGTAGCCTCTACATAAGTATTGGGAGCAG GTGGTCGATAATCGCGGCTCAGTTGCCGGGGAGAACAGATAACGATATCAAGAATTACTGGAACACAAGACTTAGGAAGAAATTGTTGGGAAAGCATAGAGAATCATCTCGCAGTGGTGGCATAAGAAATAACCAAGAACACAATGAGCATACAGTGAATGGGATGAATTCGCAAACCCTGAGTGCGTCGGCCGTCGAAAGAATACAACTCCACATGGAGCTCCAAGGCCTCTACAACCCCTTGATCTCCTTCTACAACATTGATCCTTTACTGTGGCAGCAGCAGCTTCCTTCAGTGGAAGGAGTCTTAGAATCCAATGAACAAAATGTTTCAGAACACAAACATGACATACCATGTAGCACTATTGGTGCAACTATGCAAGAGAAAATGGATAGCTCGGAATTAGGATTTCCTTCACCAGCGAGTAACGGTTCTGTCGGTGCGGAGAACTCGAGCTCGAACTTGAGCTCCGCGGCCGTGCAGCTTCAGACGGAGCTTCATGAGTTGCTCTATGGCAAGAATAGCAGTTGCTTTGAAGCGCAACGGGAGCATCGGTCAACCGGACTAGAGTGGTTTAAAGAGATGGCCAGCGGAGAAAATGAGAACACGAGTTGGTGGGGCGCGAACAGCTTCGACGATGTATCGCCATCGGCTTCAAATTCTTGGGGTTCTGCTTCGGCTCGCCATCCGGACTCAATGTTTCATGACTATGTATTAGGGCAAGATCTATAG
- the LOC109706629 gene encoding anthocyanidin 3-O-glucosyltransferase 7-like produces the protein MGSSASDDDCDRRLRRRPHVAVVAFPSGSHTAPLLALARALALACCPSAAATFSFFCTARHLAPLRGGCDQVVPNLRLVAVPEGEGEGEGVLGDEEEMRRIGRFAAAAGEVSCVVSDALVWAAGEAAEEIGVPWVPLWTAGPHSLVAHLRRDLLRTTFGLGPEAMEAHGDDALDNIPGLSGHHRVRDIPEGIVSGPPYSQIAVLLRSMAERLLRRPPTAAALVLNTFVGFDVTTDAAFASGFDHYLPIGPLHLLADPPHPLADPDPSNCLSWLDQHPPASAAYVGFGTVAMPPPAEIAALANGLESSRAPFVWSLKESAQELLPPGFSDRVRANGTGLVVSWAPQKVVLGHAAVGAFVSHCGWNSVLESVAAGVPMVCRPFFGDQRMNARAVESMWGIGITLRGGVAAEEAVAGALDVVLRGEEGRRMRERAREIKAKAEAAAGVGGSSSENLKKLLKIVCG, from the exons AtgggctcctccgcctccgacgacgactgcgaccgccgcctccgccgccgcccccacGTGGCGGTGGTGGCCTTCCCCTCCGGCAGCCACACGGCGCCGCTCCTCGCGCtcgcccgcgccctcgccctcgcctgctgcccctccgccgccgccacgttCTCCTTCTTCTGCACGGCGCGCCACCTCGCCCCGCTCCGCGGCGGCTGCGATCAGGTGGTCCCCAACCTCCGCCTCGTCGCCGTCCccgagggggagggggagggggagggagtGTTGGGGGATgaggaggagatgcggcggatCGGGCGgttcgccgcggcggcgggggaggtgAGCTGCGTGGTGAGCGACGCGTTGGTGTGggcggcgggggaggcggcggaggagatcgggGTGCCCTGGGTCCCGCTCTGGACCGCCGGGCCCCACAGCCTCGTCGCGCACCTCCGCAGGGATCTCCTTCGCACCACGTTCGGCCTAGGACCCGAAG CAATGGAAGCTCACGGCGACGACGCTCTCGACAACATCCCGGGCCTCTCCGGCCACCACCGCGTGCGCGACATCCCCGAAGGGATTGTCTCCGGCCCCCCCTACTCCCAGATCGCTGTCCTCCTCCGCAGCATGGCCGaacgcctcctccgccgcccgccCACTGCCGCCGCCCTCGTCCTCAACACGTTCGTCGGCTTTGACGTGACCACCGATGCTGCCTTCGCCTCTGGATTTGATCACTACCTCCCCATCGGCCCCCTCCACCTCCTCGCTGATCCCCCGCACCCTCTCGCCGATCCCGACCCGAGCAACTGCCTCTCCTGGCTCGACCAACACCctcccgcctccgccgcctacGTCGGCTTCGGTACTGTCGCGATGCCTCCCCCCGCAGAGATCGCCGCCCTCGCCAATGGCTTGGAATCGAGCCGAGCTCCGTTTGTGTGGTCACTGAAGGAGAGCGCACAAGAGCTTCTACCTCCCGGGTTTTCGGACCGGGTGCGGGCGAACGGGACCGGGTTGGTGGTGAGCTGGGCCCCGCAGAAGGTGGTGCTGGGGCACGCGGCGGTCGGAGCGTTCGTGAGCCACTGCGGGTGGAACTCGGTGCTGGAGAGCGTCGCTGCAGGCGTGCCGATGGTGTGCCGGCCCTTCTTCGGGGACCAGCGGATGAACGCGAGGGCGGTGGAGAGCATGTGGGGGATCGGAATCACGCTGCGCGGTGGCGTCGCGGCCGAGGAGGCGGTGGCGGGGGCGCTGGACGTGGTTTTAAGGGGGGAGGAGGGGCGGAGGATGAGGGAGCGGGCGCGGGAAATCAAGGCTAAGGctgaggcggcggcgggggtcGGAGGGAGCTCGTCGGAAAATCTTAAGAAATTGTTGAAGATTGTTTGTGGCTAG